Proteins encoded in a region of the Frondihabitans sp. 762G35 genome:
- a CDS encoding aspartate-semialdehyde dehydrogenase encodes MSNGLRVGVVGATGQVGAVMRRLLDERDFPLAELRFFATARSAGTTLSFRGRDVVVEDVETADPTGLDIALFSAGATGSRAQAPRFAAAGALVIDNSSAWRMDPEVPLVVSEVNPHAIDQAVKGIVANPNCTTMAAMPVLKVLHAEASLERLVVSTYQAVSGSGLAGAQELLEQAQAALEQDPIGLVQDGASVTFPAPQKYVRPIAFDVIPFAGNLVDDGLDETDEEKKLRNESRKILELPELLVSGTCVRVPVFTGHSLSINAEFASAITPERARELLREAPGVVVTDVPTPLEAAGQDPSFVGRIRQDEGVPGGRGLALFISNDNLRKGAALNAVQIAEIVAERRLAEV; translated from the coding sequence ATGAGCAACGGACTCCGCGTCGGCGTCGTCGGCGCCACCGGCCAGGTCGGCGCCGTCATGCGCCGCCTCCTCGACGAGCGCGACTTCCCCCTGGCCGAACTGCGCTTCTTCGCCACCGCCCGCTCCGCCGGCACGACGCTGTCGTTCCGCGGCCGCGACGTCGTCGTGGAAGACGTCGAGACAGCCGATCCCACGGGGCTCGACATCGCGCTCTTCTCCGCCGGAGCCACGGGCTCGCGCGCCCAGGCACCGCGGTTCGCCGCGGCCGGTGCCCTCGTGATCGACAACTCCAGCGCCTGGCGGATGGACCCCGAGGTCCCGCTCGTCGTCAGCGAGGTGAACCCCCACGCGATCGACCAGGCCGTCAAGGGGATCGTCGCGAACCCGAACTGCACCACCATGGCCGCGATGCCGGTGCTCAAGGTCCTCCACGCCGAGGCCTCGCTCGAGCGTCTCGTCGTCAGCACCTACCAGGCCGTGTCCGGCAGCGGTCTCGCCGGTGCGCAGGAGCTCCTCGAGCAGGCGCAGGCCGCCCTCGAGCAGGATCCCATCGGCCTCGTCCAGGACGGTGCGTCGGTGACCTTCCCCGCCCCGCAGAAGTACGTGCGCCCCATCGCCTTCGACGTCATCCCGTTCGCGGGGAACCTCGTCGACGACGGCCTCGACGAGACGGACGAGGAGAAGAAGCTCCGTAACGAGAGCCGCAAGATCCTGGAGCTCCCCGAGCTCCTCGTGAGCGGCACCTGCGTGCGCGTCCCGGTCTTCACGGGGCACTCGCTGTCGATCAACGCCGAGTTCGCCTCGGCCATCACCCCGGAGAGGGCTCGCGAGCTCCTGCGGGAGGCCCCGGGCGTCGTCGTCACGGACGTCCCGACCCCCCTCGAGGCCGCCGGACAGGACCCGAGCTTCGTCGGGCGCATCCGGCAGGACGAAGGGGTTCCCGGTGGCCGCGGCCTCGCCCTCTTCATCAGCAACGACAACTTGCGCAAAGGCGCGGCGCTCAACGCCGTCCAGATCGCGGAGATCGTGGCCGAGCGCCGCCTCGCCGAGGTCTGA
- the recR gene encoding recombination mediator RecR — MYEGIVQDLIDEFGRLPGIGPKSAQRIAFHILQSENFDTTRLAELLIDVKTKVRFCEICGNVTEEQTCSICRDPRRSPATICVVEEAKDVQAIERTREFRGLYHVLGGAISPIDGVGPDDLRIRQLVQRLADDTVQEVIIATDPNLEGEATATYLSRMLAPFGLRVTRLASGLPVGGDLEYADEVTLGRAFEGRRLVTE, encoded by the coding sequence ATGTACGAGGGCATCGTCCAAGACCTGATCGACGAGTTCGGGCGCCTCCCGGGGATCGGGCCGAAGTCCGCGCAGCGGATCGCGTTCCACATCCTGCAGAGCGAGAACTTCGACACGACGCGGCTCGCCGAGCTCCTGATCGACGTGAAGACCAAGGTGCGGTTCTGCGAGATCTGCGGCAACGTCACCGAGGAGCAGACCTGCTCCATCTGCCGCGATCCGCGGCGGTCTCCCGCGACCATCTGCGTCGTCGAGGAGGCGAAAGACGTCCAGGCGATCGAGCGCACCCGTGAGTTCCGCGGGCTCTACCACGTGCTCGGCGGAGCGATCAGCCCGATCGACGGTGTCGGCCCCGACGACCTCCGCATCCGGCAGCTCGTCCAGCGCCTCGCCGACGACACGGTGCAGGAGGTCATCATCGCGACCGACCCCAACCTCGAGGGCGAGGCGACGGCGACCTACCTGTCGCGCATGCTCGCACCCTTCGGGCTGCGCGTCACCCGGCTCGCCTCGGGGCTGCCCGTCGGCGGCGACCTCGAGTACGCCGACGAGGTCACCCTCGGCCGCGCCTTCGAGGGCCGGCGACTCGTCACCGAGTAA
- a CDS encoding DNA polymerase III subunit gamma and tau produces the protein MVTALYRRYRPENFAELIGQTQVTDPLRTALRTNRVNHAYLFSGPRGCGKTTSARILARCLNCAEGPTDTPCGVCPSCVELSRDGSGSLDVIEIDAASHNGVDDARDLRDRAIFAPARDRYKIFILDEAHMVTPQGFNALLKIVEEPPEHVKFIFATTEPDKVIGTIRSRTHHYPFRLVPPAQMLDYVGQLCETENVTAEPGVLPLVVRAGGGSVRDTLSLLDQLIAGSEGGSIGYERAVALLGYTHASLLDAVVDALGERDGATAFASVDRVIQTGQDPRRFVEDLLERLRDLIVVGATTEGAAAVLRGITPDELEHLSRQAHAFGAAELSRSADVVNRALTDMTGATSPRLHLELMIARVLVPESDETSRGALARVERLERRVGVDGSTIAAASAGEVPARAAAPAARPSASTATAAPAERAPAARAGAGPVDWTQEPQAQAQAPAAASPVAPVVPASDAAETSEPAPPAAPHSAAWVQAAPAASAAAAGRVSLQQLRDSWPEILEVVEKEKLSAWMVVVTATVRAFDDDVLTLSFPSVNDVDLFKRPVGAGEGVSEYLRRAIQQLLGVRVKYIARVERPEEGGAPAAEGAPRETAAPAQSDGSGAPQRPAEASQAAAPQTPAPVAAPETAAAPQAAAAPASEPQTAAKTPAASGPPAQQTTSRQSASPRSAAPQAAAGPAVPTTGWDVAPIPQSAPPEPDEPEYISEEPEGGVPTLEPAPVEAAPGGGVAAGDAPERPAAAAGATAPATQAAPAAREAAPAVATPAAAPAGRGVPRGSRYGEAVVREILNAQFIEEETIAPRVTPLSGPSEAE, from the coding sequence GTGGTCACCGCTCTGTATCGCCGCTATCGGCCCGAGAACTTCGCTGAGCTCATCGGTCAGACTCAGGTGACCGATCCGCTCCGCACCGCCCTGCGCACCAACCGGGTCAATCACGCCTACCTCTTCAGCGGTCCCCGCGGCTGCGGCAAGACCACGTCGGCCCGCATCCTGGCCCGGTGCCTCAACTGCGCCGAGGGGCCGACCGACACGCCGTGCGGTGTCTGCCCGAGCTGCGTGGAGCTCTCCCGCGACGGCTCCGGCTCGCTCGACGTGATCGAGATCGACGCCGCCAGCCACAACGGCGTCGACGACGCGCGCGACCTCCGCGACCGCGCCATCTTCGCTCCGGCGCGCGACCGCTACAAGATCTTCATCCTCGACGAGGCGCACATGGTGACGCCGCAGGGCTTCAACGCCCTCCTCAAGATCGTCGAGGAGCCGCCGGAGCACGTGAAGTTCATCTTCGCGACCACCGAGCCCGACAAGGTCATCGGCACGATCCGCTCCCGCACGCACCACTACCCGTTCCGGCTGGTGCCTCCCGCCCAGATGCTCGACTACGTCGGGCAGCTCTGCGAGACCGAGAACGTCACGGCCGAACCCGGCGTCCTCCCGCTCGTCGTGCGCGCGGGCGGCGGCTCGGTCCGCGACACGCTCTCGCTCCTCGACCAGCTCATCGCCGGGTCCGAGGGCGGTTCGATCGGCTACGAGCGCGCCGTCGCCCTGCTCGGCTACACGCACGCCTCGCTCCTCGACGCCGTCGTCGACGCCCTGGGGGAGCGCGACGGAGCCACCGCCTTCGCGTCCGTCGACCGTGTCATCCAGACCGGTCAGGATCCCCGGCGGTTCGTCGAAGACCTCCTCGAACGCCTGCGCGACCTCATCGTCGTCGGCGCGACCACCGAGGGGGCGGCGGCCGTCCTCCGCGGCATCACCCCCGACGAGCTGGAGCACCTCTCCCGCCAGGCGCACGCGTTCGGCGCCGCCGAGCTCTCCCGCTCCGCCGACGTCGTCAACCGCGCCCTCACCGACATGACCGGCGCCACCTCCCCGCGACTGCACCTCGAGCTGATGATCGCCCGCGTCCTCGTCCCCGAGAGCGACGAGACGTCGCGCGGGGCGCTCGCGCGCGTGGAGCGCCTCGAGAGGCGGGTCGGCGTCGACGGATCGACCATCGCCGCGGCTTCGGCCGGAGAGGTCCCCGCGCGTGCGGCGGCGCCCGCCGCCCGACCGTCCGCGTCGACTGCGACGGCGGCCCCCGCCGAGCGCGCGCCCGCCGCCCGAGCGGGCGCCGGCCCCGTCGACTGGACGCAGGAGCCGCAGGCTCAGGCGCAGGCTCCGGCCGCGGCTTCTCCGGTCGCTCCCGTCGTGCCCGCGTCCGACGCCGCCGAGACCTCCGAGCCCGCACCGCCCGCCGCACCGCACTCCGCCGCCTGGGTGCAGGCCGCCCCGGCGGCCTCCGCCGCCGCGGCGGGCCGAGTCTCCCTCCAGCAGCTCCGCGACTCCTGGCCGGAGATCCTCGAGGTCGTCGAGAAGGAGAAGCTCTCCGCCTGGATGGTCGTCGTGACCGCCACGGTCCGCGCCTTCGACGACGACGTGCTGACGCTCAGCTTCCCGAGCGTCAACGACGTCGACCTCTTCAAGCGCCCCGTCGGTGCCGGCGAGGGCGTGAGCGAATACCTCCGACGTGCCATCCAGCAGCTCCTCGGCGTGCGCGTGAAGTACATCGCGCGCGTCGAGCGCCCCGAGGAGGGCGGCGCTCCGGCCGCGGAGGGTGCACCCCGCGAGACCGCCGCGCCCGCTCAGAGCGACGGCTCTGGCGCTCCTCAGCGCCCGGCGGAGGCGTCGCAGGCGGCCGCACCGCAGACCCCGGCACCAGTGGCCGCTCCGGAGACGGCCGCCGCACCGCAGGCCGCTGCAGCGCCGGCGTCAGAGCCGCAGACCGCCGCAAAGACGCCAGCCGCCTCCGGGCCGCCCGCGCAGCAGACAACCTCACGGCAGTCGGCCTCACCGCGGTCGGCCGCACCGCAGGCCGCCGCCGGGCCGGCGGTCCCGACGACCGGCTGGGACGTCGCACCGATCCCTCAGTCGGCACCGCCGGAGCCCGACGAGCCCGAGTACATCAGCGAGGAGCCCGAGGGCGGCGTGCCCACCCTCGAGCCGGCTCCCGTCGAGGCCGCACCGGGCGGGGGCGTCGCGGCAGGCGACGCCCCGGAGCGTCCGGCCGCTGCGGCGGGGGCGACCGCCCCCGCGACGCAGGCCGCCCCGGCTGCCCGGGAGGCGGCTCCTGCGGTCGCGACCCCGGCGGCGGCGCCCGCGGGTCGAGGAGTTCCGCGCGGCTCCCGCTACGGCGAGGCCGTCGTGCGCGAGATCCTCAACGCGCAGTTCATCGAAGAAGAGACGATCGCCCCGCGGGTCACTCCGCTGTCGGGCCCGAGCGAAGCCGAGTAG
- a CDS encoding aspartate kinase has product MSLIVQKFGGSSVANAESIKRVAKRIVETRKAGNEVVVAVSAMGDTTDELLDLAAQVTPLPSGRELDMLLTAGERISMALLAMAIRSMGVEARSYTGSQAGMITDAQHGKARIVDVTPGRIREALDEGAIAIVAGFQGFNRTTGDITTLGRGGSDTTAVALAAALEADVCEIYTDVDGIFTADPRVVPFAKKIDRITSEEMLELAAAGSKVLYIRAVEYARRHGVTLHVRSSFNNNEGTLVVNPKEGENVEEPIIAGIAGDLSEGKITVIGVPDKPGKAAQIFRTVAKTGANIDMIVQNVSAAATSLTDISFTLPKSDGATVMQALESERDEIQFQGLLYDDQIGKLALVGAGMRTNAGVSAKLFTALFEAGINIEMISTSEIRISVVTRADTLNDAVRVVHSAFGLDGDQVAVVHGGTGR; this is encoded by the coding sequence GTGAGCTTGATCGTGCAGAAATTCGGCGGCTCGTCCGTCGCCAATGCCGAGAGCATCAAGCGCGTCGCCAAGCGGATCGTCGAGACCCGCAAGGCCGGCAACGAGGTCGTCGTGGCCGTGTCCGCGATGGGCGACACCACCGACGAGCTCCTCGACCTCGCCGCCCAGGTCACCCCGCTCCCGAGCGGCCGCGAGCTCGACATGCTCCTCACGGCGGGGGAGCGCATCAGCATGGCGCTCCTGGCCATGGCGATCCGCAGCATGGGCGTCGAGGCCCGCTCCTACACCGGCTCCCAGGCCGGCATGATCACCGACGCCCAGCACGGCAAGGCCCGCATCGTCGACGTGACCCCCGGCCGGATCCGCGAGGCGCTCGACGAGGGAGCCATCGCCATCGTCGCGGGTTTCCAGGGATTCAACCGGACGACCGGCGACATCACGACGCTCGGTCGCGGCGGCTCCGACACCACCGCCGTCGCCCTCGCGGCGGCGCTCGAGGCGGACGTCTGCGAGATCTACACCGACGTCGACGGCATCTTCACCGCCGATCCCCGCGTCGTCCCCTTCGCGAAGAAGATCGACCGGATCACGAGCGAGGAGATGCTCGAGCTGGCGGCCGCCGGATCGAAGGTGCTCTACATCCGCGCCGTCGAGTACGCCAGGAGGCACGGCGTCACCCTGCACGTCAGGTCGTCGTTCAACAACAACGAGGGCACGCTGGTCGTCAACCCGAAAGAGGGAGAGAACGTGGAAGAGCCGATCATCGCGGGCATCGCCGGCGACCTGAGCGAGGGCAAGATCACCGTCATCGGTGTGCCCGACAAGCCCGGCAAGGCCGCGCAGATCTTCCGGACGGTCGCCAAGACGGGCGCCAACATCGACATGATCGTGCAGAACGTCTCCGCCGCGGCGACGAGCCTGACCGACATCTCGTTCACACTCCCGAAGTCCGACGGAGCAACCGTCATGCAGGCGCTCGAGTCGGAGCGCGACGAGATCCAGTTCCAGGGGCTCCTCTACGACGACCAGATCGGCAAGCTCGCCCTCGTCGGAGCGGGGATGCGGACGAACGCCGGCGTCTCCGCCAAGCTCTTCACCGCGCTCTTCGAGGCCGGGATCAACATCGAGATGATCTCGACCAGCGAGATCCGGATCTCGGTCGTCACTCGCGCCGACACCCTCAACGACGCCGTGCGCGTCGTCCACTCCGCGTTCGGCCTCGACGGCGACCAGGTCGCCGTCGTCCACGGCGGCACCGGCCGCTGA
- a CDS encoding SipW-dependent-type signal peptide-containing protein, whose translation MSTPLASRDARTSAPGTVPPPRRRRRLSGSGRVRAVLALGAVVGLGSVATLAAWSDTGAATGSFSTGTVDLKLNGQDGTIAVTNLSLTNAAPGAVTYALLPVTNNGSINFTYGFTTSSTNGTDTPALNANLNWSVVSLGTNASCTSATFATAAGVPATYISPTATLSAAPAVSGRALAAGATENLCFKVELPSAAPTGVQGKSTVATVSFTATQAP comes from the coding sequence ATGTCGACACCGTTGGCGTCCCGCGACGCCCGAACATCCGCCCCCGGCACCGTCCCGCCCCCTCGCCGGCGGCGGCGTCTGAGCGGCTCGGGCCGCGTCCGCGCCGTCCTGGCGCTCGGCGCGGTCGTCGGGCTCGGGTCCGTGGCGACCCTCGCCGCCTGGTCCGACACCGGAGCCGCGACCGGCAGCTTCAGCACCGGCACGGTCGACCTCAAGCTGAACGGCCAGGACGGCACCATCGCCGTGACGAACCTGTCTCTGACGAATGCCGCACCGGGGGCGGTGACGTACGCGCTCCTGCCCGTCACCAACAACGGCTCGATCAATTTCACCTACGGGTTCACGACCTCCAGCACGAACGGCACCGACACCCCCGCCCTCAATGCCAACCTCAACTGGTCGGTCGTGTCGCTCGGGACGAACGCCTCCTGCACGTCCGCGACCTTCGCCACGGCGGCCGGCGTCCCTGCCACGTACATCTCCCCGACGGCGACCCTGAGCGCGGCTCCGGCGGTCTCCGGCCGTGCTCTCGCGGCCGGAGCCACCGAGAACCTCTGCTTCAAGGTCGAGCTCCCCAGCGCCGCGCCGACGGGAGTCCAGGGCAAGTCGACGGTCGCCACGGTGTCGTTCACGGCCACCCAGGCCCCCTGA